The Oharaeibacter diazotrophicus genomic interval CGGTCCCGCCGACGTCGAGGCGCTCGAGGCCCATCTCGCCCGCGAGGCGGCGGCGATCGCCGAGCGCGGTCCGACGGCGCGGCGCGCCGAGATCCGCGCCTCCGGCGACCTCCACCTGATGATCGCGGCGATCGCCGGCAACGACCTCGTCACGCGTTTCCTGCGCGACCTGGTGGCGCGATCCTCGCTGGTGATCGCCCTCTACGGCCGCTCCGGCGCGTCGAGCTGCGCCCGCGACGAGCACGGCGGCATCGTCGAGGCGCTCGGCCGACGCGACGGGGCGCTCGCCGGCGCGCTGATGCGCGAGCACATCGACCACATCGAGGCCGACCTCGACTATTCCGCTGCCGGCGCGGCCGACATCCAGGCGCTGCTGGCGCGCTGAGGGGTCCCTCCGGCCCGGCAGATGTCGGCCTTTGCGTCAGACCTCCGCACGCACCCTGACGAGACGGGCCCGGCCGGCGCCCCAGCCGGCGGCCGCGGCGACCGCGCCGATGCCGAGATAGATCCAGACCGTCGCTGCGAAGCCGCCGGTGCGGCCGTGCACCAGACCGACCAGCAGCGGACCGCCGGAGGCGAGCACGTAGCCGACGGTCTGCGCCATCGACGACAGCTGGGCGGCGACGTGCGGATCGGGCGAGCGCAGCACGATCAGCGTCATGGCGACGGCGATCAGCCCGCCCTGACCGATGCCCTGCACCGCGGCGAACACCCACATCGCCGGCAGCGGCGCGAACAGGCAGCCGACGAGGCCCGCGACGGCGAAGGCCACCAGCACGACGTCGATCACGCGCTGGTCGCGGCCGCGGACGGCGATCGCCGGGGCGACGAGGCAGGACGCGGTCTGGAACGCCACCGACACCGAAACGACGACGCCGGCGGTGAGCGGATCGACGCCGCGGTCGCGCAGGATCGGGGCGAGCCAGCCGAACACCGAATAGGCGAGCGCCGATTGCAGGCCCATGAAGAGCGTGACCTGCCACGCCAGCGGATCGGCGAGCAGGCCGCGTACGGCCGGACGGGCGTGGCGCCCGGCGGCGCCGGCGGGCGGGCGCAGCGGCAGCCACAGCGGCAGAACGGCCGCCGCCGGCAGCGCCCAGGCGGCGAGCGCCAGCGACCACGATCCCGTGGCGCGCTCGATCGGCACGGTCAGGCCCGCGGCGGCGGCGGCGCCGCCGCAGAGCGCCATGGTGTAGAGCCCGGTCATCAGGGCGGCGCGGTCGGGGAAGTCGCGCTTGACGAGGCCGGGCAGCAGGACGTTGCCGCAGGCGATCGCGGCGCCGGCCAGCATCGAGCCGCCGAGCAGCGCAGCCGGCAGCGGCAGGGCGCGCAGCGCCGCGCCGGCGGCGATCAGGAACAGTACCACGAGGACCACGCGCTCGGCGCCGAAGCGCATGGCGAGCCGGGGCGCGAAGGGCGCGAACAGGCCGAGACAGAGCACCGGCAGCGTGGTGGCGAGGCCCACGAACAGGCCGTCGAGGCCGAGGTCGCGGGCGATGTCGGGGAGCACCGAGGACAGCGAGGAGAACACGGTCCGGAGGTTGAAGGCGACCAGCACCAGCGCGGCGCCGACGAGCAGACGGCCGCCCGGAACCGGCACGGGCGTCGGCGGCGGTGGCGGATCGGTCTCGAGCTCGGCGTCGACCAGCGGTTCGCCGAGCGGCGGCGCATCGTCGTCGAGGGGCGGAGGCGGTGTCATCGGCGGCTCGCGTCGCTCGAGGGGAGATCGGCCGCGACACCCCGGCGGCCCGGCCGCGGGAGGAACGTCGCGGCGACGGTACGGATCCCGCACCGCCGACCGGGGGCGTTCCTGATAGCCGCTCGCCGCCGTCCGACAAAGCGAAACCGATACCGCGCCGCGGGAGGAACCGGACCTTGCCCGCACGAGTCCGGACTCGTCGGCAGCTCGTACGGGATTGCGAGCCCCGGTTCAGCCCGCGACCGGCGGCGGCGCGGTCGATTCGCGTTCGGCGAGGTCGCAGCCGAACAGGAGCGGCTGGCCGGGCGGGGGCAGCGGGCGGGTGCCGAGGATCATCTCGACGGCGGCGCCGGCGAGGCGGGCGACCGGCTGGACCACGGTGGTCAGGCGCGGGTTGACGAGGTCGGACAGCGGCACGCCGTCGAAGCCGACCACCGAGAGGTCGCGCGGGACGGCGAGGCCGAGGTCGGCGGCGGCGCGCAGCGCGCCGATCGCCTGCTGGTCGGAACCGGCGAAGATCGCGGTCGGCCGTTCGGCGGCCGGGCGGTCGAGCAGATAGGCGGCGGCACGGCGGCCGCCGGAATAGTCGAACGGGCCGTAGACGACGAGGCCCTCGGCCTCGGGGCCGGCCGGCATCCGCGGCGCCATCACGTCGAGATAGCCCTCGAGGCGCTCGCGGGCGGGCCCGGCGCCGGCGGGGCCGGCGATGCAGCCGATGCGGCGGTGGCCGAGGCCGATCAGGTGCTCGACGGCCGTGCGGGCGCCGCCGCGATGGTCGGCGGAGACGCCGGGAAAGCCCGGCAGCATGCGGTCGACCAGGACGAGGCGGACGCCCTTCGGCGGGTCGATCCGGTGCGCGCCGTCGCTCGGGACCAGTACGATGCCGTCGACCTTGCGGCCGGCGAGGGTACGCAGGTGGTCGGCCTCGGCGTCCGGGTCCTCCAGCGAGGAGACGAACAGCACGTCGTGGCCGGCGGTGCGGGCGGCGCGCTCGGCGCTCTGCAGGATCTCGGCGAAGAAGGGGTTGGCGAGGTCGGGCACCACGACGCCGACGGTGCGGCTGGTGCGCCGGCGCATGCTCTGGGCGAAGGTGTCGGGGCGGTAGTCGAGTTCGGCGACGATCGCCTTCACCGCCGCCCGGACCTCGGGCGTCACGGAGGGATGGTCGTTGATGACGCGCGACACCGTTCCGACCGAGACGCCCGCGCGCGCGGCGACGTCCCTGATCCCGACCCTGGCCATGAAGGCTCGAACCCGCTCCCGCCCCGCGGCCGTGCGCCCCCTGCCGCGCCCGGCCGCCTCCGTCCCTGGATAAGGGCGGCGGCCGATGCGATCAAGACCGCGGGACCCAAGTCAGGCGAGGCGCAGGTACCACGCGAGGTCGCGGTCCGAGACCTCGGCGAAGAAGCGGTCGCACTCGGCTTCCTTGATCGTGAGGAAGACGTCGACGAAGCGCTCGCCGAGGCGGCGCTTCAGGAAGTCGGAGGCGCGGGCGCGGCGGAGCGCGTCCGGCCAGTGGCGCGGCAGCGACGGCGGGATCTGGGCGTAGCCGTTGCCGGTGATCGGCTCGGACGGCGCGAGGCCCTTCTCGACGCCCTCCAGCATGCCGGCGAGCACGGCGGCGAGCGCGACATAGGGGTTGGCGTCGGCGCCGCAGACGCGCTGCTCGAGGTGGCGGGTGTGCGGCGGCCCGGCGGTGACGCGGATCGGCACCGAGCGGTTGTCGATCGCCCAGGCCGGCCCGACGGGCGCGTAGGAGTTCGGCTTGAACCGGCGGTAGCTGTTGGCGTTCGGCGCGAACAACGCCATCGATTCCGCCATGGTCGCCTCGAGGCCGGCGACGGCGGCGCGCAAGAGGGCGTTGCCGGCCGGCTCGGCGCCGGCGAACAGGTTGCGGCCCTCGGCGTCGGCGAAGCTGACGTGGAGGTGGGTGCCCGAGCCCGAGAAGTCGGCGTAGGGCTTGGCCATGAAGGTGGCGAGATGGCCGTGACGCTCGGCGACGCCCTTGACGAGGCGCTTCCACAGGATGGCGTCGTCGGCGGCGCGCAGCGGATCGGTGCGGTGCTCGAGCACGATCTCGAGCTGGCCCGGCGAGTATTCCGAGATCAAGGTGCGCGCCGGCAGGCCGGCGGCGTCGGCGGCGGCGTAGACGTCGTCGAGAAAGGCGGAGAAGTCGGCGAGGTCCTGGACGAGATAGGCCTGCAGATCGGTCGGGCGGAAGCCGTTGGGGGCTGCCGGCGGCGTCAGCCGGCCCTCGGCGGCGGCACGGCCGTCGACCAGGTAGAACTCGGTCTCGACCGCCGCGACCGGATGGTAGCCGGCGGCATGGCAGGCCTCGACGACACGGGCGAGGGCGTGGCGGGGATCGGCCTCGGAGGGCCGACCGTCGGTCTCGTAGGAGGTCAGCAGGAACTGGGCGGTCGGCGTCGTCCGCCACGGCGCCCGCGTCAGCGAGCCGGCGACCGGGCGGCAGACCCGGTCGGAATCGCCCTCGTCCCAGACGAGGCCGGTCTCCTCGACGTCGGCGCCGCGGATGTCGAGCGAGAGGATCGAGCAGGGCAGCGGGCGGCCGTTGCGATAGGCGCCGAGCACTTCGGAGCGGCGCAGCACCTTGCCGCGCTGGACGCCGGAGGGATCGGTCAGGAAGCACTCGACCTGGACGACGTCCGGATTGGCGGCGAGGAAGGCCTCGGCCTCCGCGACCTCGGCGAGCGTGACGGCGGACATGGTGGACTTCACCCGGCGAGTGCGTCGAGCGCCTGGTCGAAGGCGACGACGAGGCGGTCGACATGAGCCCGCGTCGTCGCCGGCGAGACCAGCGTCATGTTGTGGAACGGCGTCACCAGGACGTCGCGGTTGAGAAGGAAGAGGTGGATCACCCCTTCGAGGTCGTGGTCGACCGTGCGGGCGGCGTGGGCACCGTCGAGGAGGGGGGTCGGCGAATGGACGATCTCGGCGCGGGCGCCGAGCCGGGTCACCGACCAGGGCAGCCGGTGGCGGGCGATCGCCGCGGCGAGGCCGTCGGCGAGGACGGCCGAGAGCGTCAGCATGTGGGCGTAGGCGTCCGCGGTCATCACCTCCTCGATGCAGGCGCGCATGGCGGCGAGTTGGAGGCGGTTGCCGGAGAGCGTGGTGCCGACACCGGAATAGCCGTGCGGCCGCTCGGCGTCGACCCGGCGCATCGCCACCTCGACCGCCGCCGTGAAGCCGAACACCGCCGCCGGCAGGCCGCCGGCGATCGGCTTGCCGACCACGAAGAAGTCGGGCGCGAAGCCGTGGGCGCGGGTGTAGCCGCCGCGGGCGGTGGAGATCGTGTGGGTCTCGTCGAGGCAGAACAGGGTGCCGGCGGCGCGGCAGGCCGCCTCGACACCCTCGAGGAAGCCCGGCGCCGGCAGTACCATGGCGGTGTTGGTCAGCGCCGGCTCGGTCAGCACCAGCGCGACGTCGCCGCGGGCGAGTTCGCGCTCGACGGCGGCAAGGTCGTTGAAGGGCACGCAGACCGTGGTCGCCGAGAGGTCGACGACCTGACCGAGCAGGCCCGGCCGGTTGACGGTGCGGCCGTCTTCGTCGCGGGCGACGAAGACGTCGTCGACCTGCCCGTGGTAGCAGCCGGCGAAGACGAGCAGGCGCGGCCGTTTCGTGATCGCACGGGCCCAGCGGATCACGGCACGGTTGGCGTCGGAGGCGGTCTGGGTCACCTGCCAGAACGGCAGGCCGAACAGGTCGGCGAGCCCCTCGCCGACGCGGGTCACGTCGGGCGAGGGCATCATGGCGGTGAGGCCGTCGCCGACCGCCGCGCGGATCGCCGCGACGACGGGGGCGGGGGCGTGGCCGAACATGGCGCCGGTGTCGCCGAGGCAGAAATCCGCCATAAGGTGACCGTCGGCGTCGACGAGTTCGGCGCCCTCGGCACGATCGACCACCAACGGGAACGGCGTGCCGAAGTCCTTCATCCAGTGCAGCGGCACGCCGCCGGGCATGTGGCGCCCGGCGCTCTCGGCCAGCGCGGCCGACTTCGGATTGCGCGCGACGAAGGTGGCCCGCTCCGCCTCGGCGACGCGCGTGACCCGGTCGTTGGGAATGTGATCACAAATCGTCATGGCACCGTGATGGCGGAAACCGCACCGCTTGTCCAGTCCCGGGCCCGCGCTTGCCAAGGCCGCGGCGGCGATGCAGGTTCGCGCGACCCGATCCGTCCTTCGAGCAAGTGCCATGCGCCCCGCCGTCGTCACGATCCTCCTCGCGCTCACGCTCGCGACCGCCGGATGCGCGGGACGGCCGGACGGCGCCGTGCTGGTGCCGGTGACGACCGCGGCGCCCGGTGCGACGGACCAGCGGATCCTGGTCGCCACCACCCGCGAGCGCGAGACCGACAAGCCGGGAATGTTCTCCGGCGAGCGCGCCGAGGCGCTCGACTTCGCCGACCTCACGGTCTCGGTGCCTCCGACCCACAAGGACGGCGTCGTGGAATGGCCGCGCCGGCTGCCCGGCAATCCGGCGACCGACTTCGTCACCCGTTCCACCGCCTACGTCGACGGCGAGGCGGCCTTCGCGGCGCGGCTGAAGGCGGCGGTGGCGAGCCGGCCGAACGGTTCGCGCGACGTCGCGGTGTTCGTGCACGGCTACAACACGCGCTTCGACGAGGCGGTGTTCCGCGCCGCCCAACTCGACCACGACACCGCCTTCGACGGCGTCACCGTGCTGTTCACCTGGGCCTCGCGCGGCGGCGTGCTCGACTACGTCTACGACCGCGACAGCGCCACCGTCGCCCGCGACGGCCTCGAGCGGACGCTGACCATGGCGGCGCGCTCGGGCGCCGACCACGTCTTCCTGTTCGCCCATTCGATGGGGAACTGGCTGGCGATCGAGACGCTCCGGCAGGCCCGGATCGGCGGCCACGGCGACTTCGGCGGCAAGCTCTCGCAGGTGTTCCTCGCCTCGCCCGACATCGACGTCGACGTCTTCAAGGCGCAGATGCGCCGGCTCGGCGTGCCGAAGCCTCCGTTCATCCTGTTCGCCTCGTCGGACGACCAGGCGCTGGCGGTGTCGAGCTTGATCGCCGGGGACAAGCCGCGGCTCGGCGCCTACACCGGCGACGCCGAGGAGATCGCCGACCTCGGCGTGGTGGTGGTGGACCTCAGCAAGGTGGCCGGCGTCGACGACGACGCGCTCAACCACTCCAAGTTCGCCGCGGTGACACCCGCCTTCACCGAGCGGCTGCGCCGGCGCATCGCCGCCGGCGACCTCGCCGATCCCGCCAGCGGCCTCGCCGCCGACGCCACGAGCTTCGGCGGCTCGGTGGGCGGCTTCGTCGGGCGCACCGCCGGCGCGGTGATCACGCTGCCGGCCTATCTGGTCACCGCGCCGTTCCGCGCCGTCGCCGGACGCTGAGACGCCCGGCCGCGGAGGTCACCGGGCACCCGGGGCGCTGTTGCGGCGGGCGAGCGCGGCCTCCCAGGCGAGGGCGTTGCCGACGATGCCGTCGAGGTCGTCGAGGGCCGGCACCCAGCCGAGCTCGCGACGGATCAGGCCGGAGTCGGCGACGAGGGCGGACGGGTCGCCCGGGCGGCGGTCGACCACCTCGGCGACGAAGTCGACACCGGAGACGCGCCGCACCGCCTCTACCACCTCGCGCACCGAGAAGCCGCGGCCGTAGCCGCAGTTGGCGACGAGGTTGCCGCCACCGGCGCGCAGCCGCGCCAGCGCGAGGACGTGGGCCTCGACGAGGTCGGTGACGTGGATGTAGTCGCGCAGGCAGGTGCCGTCGGGCGTCGGGTAATCGGTGCCGAACACCTGCATCTTCGCGCGCTGCCCGAGGGCGGTCTGGCAGGCGATCTTGATCAGATGGGTGGCGTTGGGGGTCGACTGGCCGGTGCGGCCCTTCGGATCGGCACCGGCGACGTTGAAGTAGCGCAGCACGGTGTAGGCGAGGCCGTGGGCGGCGGCGGCGTCGCGCAGCATCACCTCGGTCATCAGCTTGGACCAGCCGTAGGGCGACACCGGGGCCGGCGCGACGGTCTCGCCGATCGGGGCATCGACCGTCGGCTCGCCGTAGACGGCGGCGGTGGAGGAGAACAGGAAGGCGCCGACCCCGCCGCGCACCGCGGCCGCGATCAGCGCCCGCGACTTCACCGTATTGTTCAAGTAATACTTGAGCGGATCCGCCACCGATTCCGGAACGACGATCGATCCGGCGAAATGGACGATCGCGTCGATGCCCCGGCTCGCGATCAGCCCGCCGACCAGCACCTCGTCGCCTATGTCGCCGACCACCAGCGTGGCCGCGTCGGGCAGAACCGCCTCGAATCCGGTGGACAGGTCGTCGAGCACCACCACGGTCTCGCCGCGGTCGACCAGCGCGTGCACCATGTGGCTGCCGATGTAGCCGGCCCCGCCGGTGACCAGTGTCGCCATGTCCCTCGCCCCGTCCAGCGGCGGATTCGCGCCGTTTCCGGGTCCTTCATGCATCGACACCCGTTGACATCGCGTTCACGCGCGCAGT includes:
- a CDS encoding GntR family transcriptional regulator; amino-acid sequence: MTAPSDTPSSRSDAIRDALYDAIVDRRLAPGTRLVEDEVGATFGASRTVVRAALQALAVGGVVTLERNRGAFVARPTPEEARQVFAARRMIEPGLAIAAAERIGPADVEALEAHLAREAAAIAERGPTARRAEIRASGDLHLMIAAIAGNDLVTRFLRDLVARSSLVIALYGRSGASSCARDEHGGIVEALGRRDGALAGALMREHIDHIEADLDYSAAGAADIQALLAR
- a CDS encoding alpha/beta hydrolase, which translates into the protein MRPAVVTILLALTLATAGCAGRPDGAVLVPVTTAAPGATDQRILVATTRERETDKPGMFSGERAEALDFADLTVSVPPTHKDGVVEWPRRLPGNPATDFVTRSTAYVDGEAAFAARLKAAVASRPNGSRDVAVFVHGYNTRFDEAVFRAAQLDHDTAFDGVTVLFTWASRGGVLDYVYDRDSATVARDGLERTLTMAARSGADHVFLFAHSMGNWLAIETLRQARIGGHGDFGGKLSQVFLASPDIDVDVFKAQMRRLGVPKPPFILFASSDDQALAVSSLIAGDKPRLGAYTGDAEEIADLGVVVVDLSKVAGVDDDALNHSKFAAVTPAFTERLRRRIAAGDLADPASGLAADATSFGGSVGGFVGRTAGAVITLPAYLVTAPFRAVAGR
- a CDS encoding glutamine synthetase family protein, with protein sequence MSAVTLAEVAEAEAFLAANPDVVQVECFLTDPSGVQRGKVLRRSEVLGAYRNGRPLPCSILSLDIRGADVEETGLVWDEGDSDRVCRPVAGSLTRAPWRTTPTAQFLLTSYETDGRPSEADPRHALARVVEACHAAGYHPVAAVETEFYLVDGRAAAEGRLTPPAAPNGFRPTDLQAYLVQDLADFSAFLDDVYAAADAAGLPARTLISEYSPGQLEIVLEHRTDPLRAADDAILWKRLVKGVAERHGHLATFMAKPYADFSGSGTHLHVSFADAEGRNLFAGAEPAGNALLRAAVAGLEATMAESMALFAPNANSYRRFKPNSYAPVGPAWAIDNRSVPIRVTAGPPHTRHLEQRVCGADANPYVALAAVLAGMLEGVEKGLAPSEPITGNGYAQIPPSLPRHWPDALRRARASDFLKRRLGERFVDVFLTIKEAECDRFFAEVSDRDLAWYLRLA
- a CDS encoding MFS transporter translates to MTPPPPLDDDAPPLGEPLVDAELETDPPPPPTPVPVPGGRLLVGAALVLVAFNLRTVFSSLSSVLPDIARDLGLDGLFVGLATTLPVLCLGLFAPFAPRLAMRFGAERVVLVVLFLIAAGAALRALPLPAALLGGSMLAGAAIACGNVLLPGLVKRDFPDRAALMTGLYTMALCGGAAAAAGLTVPIERATGSWSLALAAWALPAAAVLPLWLPLRPPAGAAGRHARPAVRGLLADPLAWQVTLFMGLQSALAYSVFGWLAPILRDRGVDPLTAGVVVSVSVAFQTASCLVAPAIAVRGRDQRVIDVVLVAFAVAGLVGCLFAPLPAMWVFAAVQGIGQGGLIAVAMTLIVLRSPDPHVAAQLSSMAQTVGYVLASGGPLLVGLVHGRTGGFAATVWIYLGIGAVAAAAGWGAGRARLVRVRAEV
- a CDS encoding LacI family DNA-binding transcriptional regulator — translated: MARVGIRDVAARAGVSVGTVSRVINDHPSVTPEVRAAVKAIVAELDYRPDTFAQSMRRRTSRTVGVVVPDLANPFFAEILQSAERAARTAGHDVLFVSSLEDPDAEADHLRTLAGRKVDGIVLVPSDGAHRIDPPKGVRLVLVDRMLPGFPGVSADHRGGARTAVEHLIGLGHRRIGCIAGPAGAGPARERLEGYLDVMAPRMPAGPEAEGLVVYGPFDYSGGRRAAAYLLDRPAAERPTAIFAGSDQQAIGALRAAADLGLAVPRDLSVVGFDGVPLSDLVNPRLTTVVQPVARLAGAAVEMILGTRPLPPPGQPLLFGCDLAERESTAPPPVAG
- the galE gene encoding UDP-glucose 4-epimerase GalE — encoded protein: MATLVTGGAGYIGSHMVHALVDRGETVVVLDDLSTGFEAVLPDAATLVVGDIGDEVLVGGLIASRGIDAIVHFAGSIVVPESVADPLKYYLNNTVKSRALIAAAVRGGVGAFLFSSTAAVYGEPTVDAPIGETVAPAPVSPYGWSKLMTEVMLRDAAAAHGLAYTVLRYFNVAGADPKGRTGQSTPNATHLIKIACQTALGQRAKMQVFGTDYPTPDGTCLRDYIHVTDLVEAHVLALARLRAGGGNLVANCGYGRGFSVREVVEAVRRVSGVDFVAEVVDRRPGDPSALVADSGLIRRELGWVPALDDLDGIVGNALAWEAALARRNSAPGAR
- a CDS encoding aspartate aminotransferase family protein → MTICDHIPNDRVTRVAEAERATFVARNPKSAALAESAGRHMPGGVPLHWMKDFGTPFPLVVDRAEGAELVDADGHLMADFCLGDTGAMFGHAPAPVVAAIRAAVGDGLTAMMPSPDVTRVGEGLADLFGLPFWQVTQTASDANRAVIRWARAITKRPRLLVFAGCYHGQVDDVFVARDEDGRTVNRPGLLGQVVDLSATTVCVPFNDLAAVERELARGDVALVLTEPALTNTAMVLPAPGFLEGVEAACRAAGTLFCLDETHTISTARGGYTRAHGFAPDFFVVGKPIAGGLPAAVFGFTAAVEVAMRRVDAERPHGYSGVGTTLSGNRLQLAAMRACIEEVMTADAYAHMLTLSAVLADGLAAAIARHRLPWSVTRLGARAEIVHSPTPLLDGAHAARTVDHDLEGVIHLFLLNRDVLVTPFHNMTLVSPATTRAHVDRLVVAFDQALDALAG